From a region of the Rhinolophus sinicus isolate RSC01 linkage group LG04, ASM3656204v1, whole genome shotgun sequence genome:
- the OR13C2 gene encoding olfactory receptor 13C2 has translation MDWENQTILVEFVLKGLSGYPRLELLFFALILIMYVVILLGNGTLISISILDPHLHTPMYFFLGNLSFLDICYTTTSIPPTLVSFLSERKTISFSGCAVQMFLGLAMGTTECVLLGMMAFDRYVAICYPLRYPVIMSKDSYVPMAAGSWVIGVVNSAVQTVFVVQLPFCRNNVINHFSCEILAVMKLACADISGNEFIMLVATTLFTLMPLLLIVISYSLIVVNILKIHTSEGRSKAFSTCSAHLTVVIIFYGTILFMYMKPKSRETFHSDDLDATDKLISMFYGVVTPMVNPLIYSLRNKDVKEAVKHLLIRKVFNK, from the coding sequence ATGGACTGGGAAAACCAAACCATTCTGGTGGAATTCGTTTTAAAGGGGCTTTCTGGTTACCCAAGGCTTGAGCTACTCTTTTTTGCGCTAATCTTAATAATGTATGTGGTCATCCTTTTGGGCAATGGCACCCTTATTTCCATCAGCATCTTGGACCCCCACCTGCAcacgcccatgtacttcttcctgggGAACCTCTCCTTCCTGGATATCTGCTACACCACTACCTCCATTCCCCCCACACTGGTGAGCTTCCTCTCAGAAAGAAAGACCATCTCCTTCTCTGGCTGTGCAGTACAGATGTTCCTTGGCTTGGCCATGGGGACAACAGAGTGCGTGCTCCTGGGCATGATGGCCTTTGACCGCTATGTGGCCATCTGCTACCCTCTGAGATACCCTGTCATCATGAGCAAGGATTCCTATGTGCCCATGGCAGCTGGGTCGTGGGTCATAGGAGTTGTCAACTCTGCCGTACAAACTGTGTTTGTAGTACAATTGCCTTTCTGTAGGAATAATGTCATCAATCATTTCTCCTGTGAAATTCTGGCTGTCATGAAATTGGCCTGTGCAGACATCTCAGGCAACGAGTTCATCATGCTTGTGGCCACGACTTTGTTCACATTGATGCCCCTGCTCTTGATTGTCATCTCTTACTCGTTAATTGTTGTCAACATCCTTAAGATCCATACATCTGAGGGGAGAAGCAAAGCCTTCTCCACCTGCTCAGCCCACCTGACTGTGGTGATCATCTTCTATGGGACCATTCTCTTCATGTACATGAAGCCGAAGTCTAGAGAGACATTTCATTCAGATGATTTGGATGCTACTGACAAACTTATATCCATGTTTTATGGGGTGGTGACTCCCATGGTGAATCCATTAATTTACAGTCTCAGAAACAAGGATGTGAAGGAGGCAGTAAAACACCTACTTATAAGAAAAGTTTTTAACAAGTAA